A single genomic interval of Juglans regia cultivar Chandler chromosome 1, Walnut 2.0, whole genome shotgun sequence harbors:
- the LOC109012671 gene encoding uncharacterized protein LOC109012671 isoform X2, protein MEAGVHRKNSPSKSTLREVSPRRKHVPKRQWGKASKPGPESEAAKDARRGLLSWVEAETLRHLSAMYCPLVPPPRSTIAAAFSPDGRTLASTHGDHTVKIIDCQSGSCLKVLSGHRRTPWVVRFHPLHPEILASGSLDYEVRLWDASTSECIGSRDFYRPIASIAFHAKGDILAVASGHKLYLWHYNKRGESSSPIIALRTRRSLRAVHFHPHAAPFLLTAEVNDLNSSDSSMTRATSLGYLRYPPPAVFVANAHSNEHVSLTAELPLTSLPFLFVPSFAIDDSRTTDLQRSNQHVGSSSLQVGSFVSTPFQMDANEAPRYDGMLSLMETFPAIPNGSHSGIEEAANNHFPSGTGSGVYDLTVDAMETDEMQPVGRSQHGTSTNLDTVGGANTGFGGVPGYPGYIPNRLDLPGYGEFHQLLPRRDPSGWELPFLQGWLMGQSQAGLTSMLPLNGDGGNLEHSAQYSSILTSRMSIHNVAMPGSISLSGISGRSGLRHHFPHSHFSASESVEGAGSVNAPNDRADTQPIMSRIQSEITTSLAAATAAELPCTVKLRVWSHDINNPFAQLNPERCCLIIPHAVLCSEMGAHFSPCGKFLAACVACTLPHMEADPGYHTLIHQDPGAATSPTRHPVSAHQVIYELRIYSLEKATFGSVLVSRAIRAAHCLTSIQFSPTSEHILLAYGRRHGSLLKSIVIDEETTLPIYTVLEVYRVSDMELVGVLPSAEDEVNVACFHPFAGGGLVYGTKEGKLRVLQCDGGRGVNCTRSIYFPEENMALVG, encoded by the exons ATGGAAGCCGGTGTGCACAGAAAAAATTCTCCTAGCAAATCAA CGCTGAGAGAGGTATCTCCTAGGAGAAAGCATGTGCCAAAAAGGCAATGGGGAAAAGCTTCAAAACCTGGGCCCGAAAGTGAAGCAGCCAAAGATGCAAGACGTGGTCTCCTTTCATG ggTTGAGGCAGAGACATTGCGCCATTTATCTGCCATGTACTGCCCGTTGGTGCCTCCTCCAAGATCAACAATTGCAGCAGCATTCAGTCCTGATGGAAGAACACTTGCTTCTACACA TGGTGACCATACTGTAAAGATAATTGATTGTCAAAGCGGAAGTTGCTTAAAGGTGTTAAGTGGTCATAGGAGGACTCCTTGGGTG GTTAGGTTCCATCCATTGCATCCAGAAATACTTGCAAGTGGGAGCTTGGATTATGAAGTTCGGTTATGGGATGCAAGCACGTCAGAGTGTATAGGATCACGGGATTTCT ATCGCCCTATTGCATCCATAGCTTTCCATGCTAAAGGGGATATTCTCGCTGTTGCGTCAGGCCACAAG TTATATTTATGGCACTATAACAAGAGAGGAGAATCTTCATCACCAATCATTGCCTTAAGGACAAGGCGTTCACTTCGAGCAGTGCATTTTCACCCTCATGCTGCTCCATTTCTCTTAACTGCTGAG GTCAATGATCTTAACTCTTCAGATTCCTCGATGACACGCGCAACATCTTTGGGTTACTTGCGATATCCTCCTCCCGCTGTTTTTGTTGCAAACGCTCATTCCAATGAGCATGTTAGTCTGACTGCTGAACTACCTCTCACGTCCTTACCTTTCTTGTTTGTGCCTTCATTTGCTATAGATGATTCAAGAACAACAGATTTGCAGCGTTCCAATCAGCATGTTGGTTCAAGTAGCTTGCAAGTTGGGTCCTTTGTTTCAACACCATTTCAAATGGATGCAAATGAAGCACCGCGCTATGATGGTATGCTGTCTCTTATGGAGACATTTCCTGCTATTCCTAATGGCTCGCATAGTGGTATTGAGGAAGCTGCAAATAACCATTTCCCTAGTGGAACGGGAAGTGGCGTTTATGACCTCACCGTGGACGCCATGGAAACTGATGAAATGCAGCCTGTTGGGAGAAGCCAGCATGGAACCTCTACTAACTTGGATACTGTGGGTGGTGCCAATACTGGCTTTGGTGGAGTACCTGGCTATCCTGGATATATTCCAAACCGCTTGGATCTTCCTGGGTATGGGGAATTTCATCAACTTTTACCTCGCCGAGACCCAAGTGGTTGGGAGCTACCTTTTTTGCAAGGATGGTTAATGGGTCAAAGCCAAGCTGGTCTTACCTCAATGTTGCCTCTTAATGGTGATGGTGGTAATCTAGAGCACTCAGCTCAATATTCTTCCATCTTGACATCTCGCATGTCTATTCATAATGTGGCAATGCCAGGCAGCATCAGCCTATCTGGAATTTCTGGAAGATCTGGCCTGCGGCATCATTTCCCACACTCCCACTTCTCTGCGTCTGAATCTGTGGAGGGTGCTGGTTCTGTTAATGCCCCGAATGATCGGGCTGATACGCAACCAATTATGAGCAGAATCCAGTCAGAAATCACCACCTCACTTGCTGCTGCGACTGCTGCAGAGCTACCTTGCACTGTGAAGCTAAGGGTGTGGTCACATGATATAAATAATCCTTTTGCTCAACTCAATCCTGAAAGATGCTGCTTAATCATACCCCACGCTGTCCTTTGTAG TGAAATGGGTGCCCATTTTTCGCCTTGCGGAAAGTTTTTAGCTGCCTGTGTTGCATGCACGCTTCCTCATATGGAAGCTGATCCAGGATATCACACTTTAATTCATCAAGATCCTGGGGCTGCGACATCCCCAACTCGACATCCAGTCTCAGCTCACCAAGTCATATACGAGCTTCGGATTTATTCCCTTGAGAAGGCAAC CTTTGGTTCAGTGCTCGTATCACGAGCAATTAGAGCTGCTCATTGTTTGACTTCTATCCAG TTCTCACCCACATCTGAACACATATTACTTGCCTATGGTCGACGTCATGGTTCTCTTCTTAAAAGCATTGTCATTGATGAGGAAACAACCTTACCTATTTACACTGTTCTGGAG GTTTACAGAGTTTCAGATATGGAACTTGTGGGAGTGCTTCCAAGTGCTGAGGATGAGGTCAATGTTGCTTGCTTCCATCCATTTGCCGGAGGGGGTCTTGTTTATGGAACAAAG GAAGGGAAGCTGAGGGTTCTACAGTGTGATGGCGGTCGTGGTGTAAATTGCACCAGATCAATTTACTTTCCTGAGGAAAACATGGCTCTTGTTGGATAG
- the LOC109012745 gene encoding uncharacterized protein LOC109012745 has protein sequence MAAESNPSSSHNLRIIVESNPSESRLTELNIKCWPKWGCSPGKYQLKFDAEETCYLLRGKVKAYPKGSSSSVVEFGAGDLVTIPKGLSCTWDVSVAVDKYYKFESNSSSSS, from the exons ATGGCTGCAGAGTCCAACCCAAGTTCGTCCCACAACCTGAGAATTATCGTTGAAAGCAACCCATCTGAATCGCGGCTAACCGAGTTGAACATCAAGTGCTGGCCCAA ATGGGGTTGCTCGCCAGGAAAGTACCAACTGAAGTTTGATGCAGAAGAAACTTGCTATTTGTTGAGAGGGAAGGTAAAAGCATACCCAAAAGGCTCATCATCGTCTGTTGTAGAGTTTGGCGCTGGAGACCTTGTTACCATTCCTAAAGGACTTAGTTGCACTTGGGACGTCTCAGTAGCAGTGGATAAATACTACAAATTCGAATCAAATTCCTCATCATCATCctga
- the LOC109012671 gene encoding uncharacterized protein LOC109012671 isoform X4, which translates to MYCPLVPPPRSTIAAAFSPDGRTLASTHGDHTVKIIDCQSGSCLKVLSGHRRTPWVVRFHPLHPEILASGSLDYEVRLWDASTSECIGSRDFYRPIASIAFHAKGDILAVASGHKLYLWHYNKRGESSSPIIALRTRRSLRAVHFHPHAAPFLLTAEVNDLNSSDSSMTRATSLGYLRYPPPAVFVANAHSNEHVSLTAELPLTSLPFLFVPSFAIDDSRTTDLQRSNQHVGSSSLQVGSFVSTPFQMDANEAPRYDGMLSLMETFPAIPNGSHSGIEEAANNHFPSGTGSGVYDLTVDAMETDEMQPVGRSQHGTSTNLDTVGGANTGFGGVPGYPGYIPNRLDLPGYGEFHQLLPRRDPSGWELPFLQGWLMGQSQAGLTSMLPLNGDGGNLEHSAQYSSILTSRMSIHNVAMPGSISLSGISGRSGLRHHFPHSHFSASESVEGAGSVNAPNDRADTQPIMSRIQSEITTSLAAATAAELPCTVKLRVWSHDINNPFAQLNPERCCLIIPHAVLCSEMGAHFSPCGKFLAACVACTLPHMEADPGYHTLIHQDPGAATSPTRHPVSAHQVIYELRIYSLEKATFGSVLVSRAIRAAHCLTSIQFSPTSEHILLAYGRRHGSLLKSIVIDEETTLPIYTVLEVYRVSDMELVGVLPSAEDEVNVACFHPFAGGGLVYGTKEGKLRVLQCDGGRGVNCTRSIYFPEENMALVG; encoded by the exons ATGTACTGCCCGTTGGTGCCTCCTCCAAGATCAACAATTGCAGCAGCATTCAGTCCTGATGGAAGAACACTTGCTTCTACACA TGGTGACCATACTGTAAAGATAATTGATTGTCAAAGCGGAAGTTGCTTAAAGGTGTTAAGTGGTCATAGGAGGACTCCTTGGGTG GTTAGGTTCCATCCATTGCATCCAGAAATACTTGCAAGTGGGAGCTTGGATTATGAAGTTCGGTTATGGGATGCAAGCACGTCAGAGTGTATAGGATCACGGGATTTCT ATCGCCCTATTGCATCCATAGCTTTCCATGCTAAAGGGGATATTCTCGCTGTTGCGTCAGGCCACAAG TTATATTTATGGCACTATAACAAGAGAGGAGAATCTTCATCACCAATCATTGCCTTAAGGACAAGGCGTTCACTTCGAGCAGTGCATTTTCACCCTCATGCTGCTCCATTTCTCTTAACTGCTGAG GTCAATGATCTTAACTCTTCAGATTCCTCGATGACACGCGCAACATCTTTGGGTTACTTGCGATATCCTCCTCCCGCTGTTTTTGTTGCAAACGCTCATTCCAATGAGCATGTTAGTCTGACTGCTGAACTACCTCTCACGTCCTTACCTTTCTTGTTTGTGCCTTCATTTGCTATAGATGATTCAAGAACAACAGATTTGCAGCGTTCCAATCAGCATGTTGGTTCAAGTAGCTTGCAAGTTGGGTCCTTTGTTTCAACACCATTTCAAATGGATGCAAATGAAGCACCGCGCTATGATGGTATGCTGTCTCTTATGGAGACATTTCCTGCTATTCCTAATGGCTCGCATAGTGGTATTGAGGAAGCTGCAAATAACCATTTCCCTAGTGGAACGGGAAGTGGCGTTTATGACCTCACCGTGGACGCCATGGAAACTGATGAAATGCAGCCTGTTGGGAGAAGCCAGCATGGAACCTCTACTAACTTGGATACTGTGGGTGGTGCCAATACTGGCTTTGGTGGAGTACCTGGCTATCCTGGATATATTCCAAACCGCTTGGATCTTCCTGGGTATGGGGAATTTCATCAACTTTTACCTCGCCGAGACCCAAGTGGTTGGGAGCTACCTTTTTTGCAAGGATGGTTAATGGGTCAAAGCCAAGCTGGTCTTACCTCAATGTTGCCTCTTAATGGTGATGGTGGTAATCTAGAGCACTCAGCTCAATATTCTTCCATCTTGACATCTCGCATGTCTATTCATAATGTGGCAATGCCAGGCAGCATCAGCCTATCTGGAATTTCTGGAAGATCTGGCCTGCGGCATCATTTCCCACACTCCCACTTCTCTGCGTCTGAATCTGTGGAGGGTGCTGGTTCTGTTAATGCCCCGAATGATCGGGCTGATACGCAACCAATTATGAGCAGAATCCAGTCAGAAATCACCACCTCACTTGCTGCTGCGACTGCTGCAGAGCTACCTTGCACTGTGAAGCTAAGGGTGTGGTCACATGATATAAATAATCCTTTTGCTCAACTCAATCCTGAAAGATGCTGCTTAATCATACCCCACGCTGTCCTTTGTAG TGAAATGGGTGCCCATTTTTCGCCTTGCGGAAAGTTTTTAGCTGCCTGTGTTGCATGCACGCTTCCTCATATGGAAGCTGATCCAGGATATCACACTTTAATTCATCAAGATCCTGGGGCTGCGACATCCCCAACTCGACATCCAGTCTCAGCTCACCAAGTCATATACGAGCTTCGGATTTATTCCCTTGAGAAGGCAAC CTTTGGTTCAGTGCTCGTATCACGAGCAATTAGAGCTGCTCATTGTTTGACTTCTATCCAG TTCTCACCCACATCTGAACACATATTACTTGCCTATGGTCGACGTCATGGTTCTCTTCTTAAAAGCATTGTCATTGATGAGGAAACAACCTTACCTATTTACACTGTTCTGGAG GTTTACAGAGTTTCAGATATGGAACTTGTGGGAGTGCTTCCAAGTGCTGAGGATGAGGTCAATGTTGCTTGCTTCCATCCATTTGCCGGAGGGGGTCTTGTTTATGGAACAAAG GAAGGGAAGCTGAGGGTTCTACAGTGTGATGGCGGTCGTGGTGTAAATTGCACCAGATCAATTTACTTTCCTGAGGAAAACATGGCTCTTGTTGGATAG
- the LOC109012671 gene encoding uncharacterized protein LOC109012671 isoform X3: MTGQSRPHDQTPLASLPSEQFHRSGRNVFCLIALREVSPRRKHVPKRQWGKASKPGPESEAAKDARRGLLSWVEAETLRHLSAMYCPLVPPPRSTIAAAFSPDGRTLASTHGDHTVKIIDCQSGSCLKVLSGHRRTPWVVRFHPLHPEILASGSLDYEVRLWDASTSECIGSRDFYRPIASIAFHAKGDILAVASGHKLYLWHYNKRGESSSPIIALRTRRSLRAVHFHPHAAPFLLTAEVNDLNSSDSSMTRATSLDDSRTTDLQRSNQHVGSSSLQVGSFVSTPFQMDANEAPRYDGMLSLMETFPAIPNGSHSGIEEAANNHFPSGTGSGVYDLTVDAMETDEMQPVGRSQHGTSTNLDTVGGANTGFGGVPGYPGYIPNRLDLPGYGEFHQLLPRRDPSGWELPFLQGWLMGQSQAGLTSMLPLNGDGGNLEHSAQYSSILTSRMSIHNVAMPGSISLSGISGRSGLRHHFPHSHFSASESVEGAGSVNAPNDRADTQPIMSRIQSEITTSLAAATAAELPCTVKLRVWSHDINNPFAQLNPERCCLIIPHAVLCSEMGAHFSPCGKFLAACVACTLPHMEADPGYHTLIHQDPGAATSPTRHPVSAHQVIYELRIYSLEKATFGSVLVSRAIRAAHCLTSIQFSPTSEHILLAYGRRHGSLLKSIVIDEETTLPIYTVLEVYRVSDMELVGVLPSAEDEVNVACFHPFAGGGLVYGTKEGKLRVLQCDGGRGVNCTRSIYFPEENMALVG; the protein is encoded by the exons ATGACGGGACAATCTCGGCCACACGATCAGACACCGCTTGCATCCTTGCCTTCCGAACAATTCCACCGTAG TGGTAGAAATGTTTTCTGTTTGATAGCGCTGAGAGAGGTATCTCCTAGGAGAAAGCATGTGCCAAAAAGGCAATGGGGAAAAGCTTCAAAACCTGGGCCCGAAAGTGAAGCAGCCAAAGATGCAAGACGTGGTCTCCTTTCATG ggTTGAGGCAGAGACATTGCGCCATTTATCTGCCATGTACTGCCCGTTGGTGCCTCCTCCAAGATCAACAATTGCAGCAGCATTCAGTCCTGATGGAAGAACACTTGCTTCTACACA TGGTGACCATACTGTAAAGATAATTGATTGTCAAAGCGGAAGTTGCTTAAAGGTGTTAAGTGGTCATAGGAGGACTCCTTGGGTG GTTAGGTTCCATCCATTGCATCCAGAAATACTTGCAAGTGGGAGCTTGGATTATGAAGTTCGGTTATGGGATGCAAGCACGTCAGAGTGTATAGGATCACGGGATTTCT ATCGCCCTATTGCATCCATAGCTTTCCATGCTAAAGGGGATATTCTCGCTGTTGCGTCAGGCCACAAG TTATATTTATGGCACTATAACAAGAGAGGAGAATCTTCATCACCAATCATTGCCTTAAGGACAAGGCGTTCACTTCGAGCAGTGCATTTTCACCCTCATGCTGCTCCATTTCTCTTAACTGCTGAG GTCAATGATCTTAACTCTTCAGATTCCTCGATGACACGCGCAACATCTTTGG ATGATTCAAGAACAACAGATTTGCAGCGTTCCAATCAGCATGTTGGTTCAAGTAGCTTGCAAGTTGGGTCCTTTGTTTCAACACCATTTCAAATGGATGCAAATGAAGCACCGCGCTATGATGGTATGCTGTCTCTTATGGAGACATTTCCTGCTATTCCTAATGGCTCGCATAGTGGTATTGAGGAAGCTGCAAATAACCATTTCCCTAGTGGAACGGGAAGTGGCGTTTATGACCTCACCGTGGACGCCATGGAAACTGATGAAATGCAGCCTGTTGGGAGAAGCCAGCATGGAACCTCTACTAACTTGGATACTGTGGGTGGTGCCAATACTGGCTTTGGTGGAGTACCTGGCTATCCTGGATATATTCCAAACCGCTTGGATCTTCCTGGGTATGGGGAATTTCATCAACTTTTACCTCGCCGAGACCCAAGTGGTTGGGAGCTACCTTTTTTGCAAGGATGGTTAATGGGTCAAAGCCAAGCTGGTCTTACCTCAATGTTGCCTCTTAATGGTGATGGTGGTAATCTAGAGCACTCAGCTCAATATTCTTCCATCTTGACATCTCGCATGTCTATTCATAATGTGGCAATGCCAGGCAGCATCAGCCTATCTGGAATTTCTGGAAGATCTGGCCTGCGGCATCATTTCCCACACTCCCACTTCTCTGCGTCTGAATCTGTGGAGGGTGCTGGTTCTGTTAATGCCCCGAATGATCGGGCTGATACGCAACCAATTATGAGCAGAATCCAGTCAGAAATCACCACCTCACTTGCTGCTGCGACTGCTGCAGAGCTACCTTGCACTGTGAAGCTAAGGGTGTGGTCACATGATATAAATAATCCTTTTGCTCAACTCAATCCTGAAAGATGCTGCTTAATCATACCCCACGCTGTCCTTTGTAG TGAAATGGGTGCCCATTTTTCGCCTTGCGGAAAGTTTTTAGCTGCCTGTGTTGCATGCACGCTTCCTCATATGGAAGCTGATCCAGGATATCACACTTTAATTCATCAAGATCCTGGGGCTGCGACATCCCCAACTCGACATCCAGTCTCAGCTCACCAAGTCATATACGAGCTTCGGATTTATTCCCTTGAGAAGGCAAC CTTTGGTTCAGTGCTCGTATCACGAGCAATTAGAGCTGCTCATTGTTTGACTTCTATCCAG TTCTCACCCACATCTGAACACATATTACTTGCCTATGGTCGACGTCATGGTTCTCTTCTTAAAAGCATTGTCATTGATGAGGAAACAACCTTACCTATTTACACTGTTCTGGAG GTTTACAGAGTTTCAGATATGGAACTTGTGGGAGTGCTTCCAAGTGCTGAGGATGAGGTCAATGTTGCTTGCTTCCATCCATTTGCCGGAGGGGGTCTTGTTTATGGAACAAAG GAAGGGAAGCTGAGGGTTCTACAGTGTGATGGCGGTCGTGGTGTAAATTGCACCAGATCAATTTACTTTCCTGAGGAAAACATGGCTCTTGTTGGATAG
- the LOC109012671 gene encoding uncharacterized protein LOC109012671 isoform X1, with the protein MTGQSRPHDQTPLASLPSEQFHRSGRNVFCLIALREVSPRRKHVPKRQWGKASKPGPESEAAKDARRGLLSWVEAETLRHLSAMYCPLVPPPRSTIAAAFSPDGRTLASTHGDHTVKIIDCQSGSCLKVLSGHRRTPWVVRFHPLHPEILASGSLDYEVRLWDASTSECIGSRDFYRPIASIAFHAKGDILAVASGHKLYLWHYNKRGESSSPIIALRTRRSLRAVHFHPHAAPFLLTAEVNDLNSSDSSMTRATSLGYLRYPPPAVFVANAHSNEHVSLTAELPLTSLPFLFVPSFAIDDSRTTDLQRSNQHVGSSSLQVGSFVSTPFQMDANEAPRYDGMLSLMETFPAIPNGSHSGIEEAANNHFPSGTGSGVYDLTVDAMETDEMQPVGRSQHGTSTNLDTVGGANTGFGGVPGYPGYIPNRLDLPGYGEFHQLLPRRDPSGWELPFLQGWLMGQSQAGLTSMLPLNGDGGNLEHSAQYSSILTSRMSIHNVAMPGSISLSGISGRSGLRHHFPHSHFSASESVEGAGSVNAPNDRADTQPIMSRIQSEITTSLAAATAAELPCTVKLRVWSHDINNPFAQLNPERCCLIIPHAVLCSEMGAHFSPCGKFLAACVACTLPHMEADPGYHTLIHQDPGAATSPTRHPVSAHQVIYELRIYSLEKATFGSVLVSRAIRAAHCLTSIQFSPTSEHILLAYGRRHGSLLKSIVIDEETTLPIYTVLEVYRVSDMELVGVLPSAEDEVNVACFHPFAGGGLVYGTKEGKLRVLQCDGGRGVNCTRSIYFPEENMALVG; encoded by the exons ATGACGGGACAATCTCGGCCACACGATCAGACACCGCTTGCATCCTTGCCTTCCGAACAATTCCACCGTAG TGGTAGAAATGTTTTCTGTTTGATAGCGCTGAGAGAGGTATCTCCTAGGAGAAAGCATGTGCCAAAAAGGCAATGGGGAAAAGCTTCAAAACCTGGGCCCGAAAGTGAAGCAGCCAAAGATGCAAGACGTGGTCTCCTTTCATG ggTTGAGGCAGAGACATTGCGCCATTTATCTGCCATGTACTGCCCGTTGGTGCCTCCTCCAAGATCAACAATTGCAGCAGCATTCAGTCCTGATGGAAGAACACTTGCTTCTACACA TGGTGACCATACTGTAAAGATAATTGATTGTCAAAGCGGAAGTTGCTTAAAGGTGTTAAGTGGTCATAGGAGGACTCCTTGGGTG GTTAGGTTCCATCCATTGCATCCAGAAATACTTGCAAGTGGGAGCTTGGATTATGAAGTTCGGTTATGGGATGCAAGCACGTCAGAGTGTATAGGATCACGGGATTTCT ATCGCCCTATTGCATCCATAGCTTTCCATGCTAAAGGGGATATTCTCGCTGTTGCGTCAGGCCACAAG TTATATTTATGGCACTATAACAAGAGAGGAGAATCTTCATCACCAATCATTGCCTTAAGGACAAGGCGTTCACTTCGAGCAGTGCATTTTCACCCTCATGCTGCTCCATTTCTCTTAACTGCTGAG GTCAATGATCTTAACTCTTCAGATTCCTCGATGACACGCGCAACATCTTTGGGTTACTTGCGATATCCTCCTCCCGCTGTTTTTGTTGCAAACGCTCATTCCAATGAGCATGTTAGTCTGACTGCTGAACTACCTCTCACGTCCTTACCTTTCTTGTTTGTGCCTTCATTTGCTATAGATGATTCAAGAACAACAGATTTGCAGCGTTCCAATCAGCATGTTGGTTCAAGTAGCTTGCAAGTTGGGTCCTTTGTTTCAACACCATTTCAAATGGATGCAAATGAAGCACCGCGCTATGATGGTATGCTGTCTCTTATGGAGACATTTCCTGCTATTCCTAATGGCTCGCATAGTGGTATTGAGGAAGCTGCAAATAACCATTTCCCTAGTGGAACGGGAAGTGGCGTTTATGACCTCACCGTGGACGCCATGGAAACTGATGAAATGCAGCCTGTTGGGAGAAGCCAGCATGGAACCTCTACTAACTTGGATACTGTGGGTGGTGCCAATACTGGCTTTGGTGGAGTACCTGGCTATCCTGGATATATTCCAAACCGCTTGGATCTTCCTGGGTATGGGGAATTTCATCAACTTTTACCTCGCCGAGACCCAAGTGGTTGGGAGCTACCTTTTTTGCAAGGATGGTTAATGGGTCAAAGCCAAGCTGGTCTTACCTCAATGTTGCCTCTTAATGGTGATGGTGGTAATCTAGAGCACTCAGCTCAATATTCTTCCATCTTGACATCTCGCATGTCTATTCATAATGTGGCAATGCCAGGCAGCATCAGCCTATCTGGAATTTCTGGAAGATCTGGCCTGCGGCATCATTTCCCACACTCCCACTTCTCTGCGTCTGAATCTGTGGAGGGTGCTGGTTCTGTTAATGCCCCGAATGATCGGGCTGATACGCAACCAATTATGAGCAGAATCCAGTCAGAAATCACCACCTCACTTGCTGCTGCGACTGCTGCAGAGCTACCTTGCACTGTGAAGCTAAGGGTGTGGTCACATGATATAAATAATCCTTTTGCTCAACTCAATCCTGAAAGATGCTGCTTAATCATACCCCACGCTGTCCTTTGTAG TGAAATGGGTGCCCATTTTTCGCCTTGCGGAAAGTTTTTAGCTGCCTGTGTTGCATGCACGCTTCCTCATATGGAAGCTGATCCAGGATATCACACTTTAATTCATCAAGATCCTGGGGCTGCGACATCCCCAACTCGACATCCAGTCTCAGCTCACCAAGTCATATACGAGCTTCGGATTTATTCCCTTGAGAAGGCAAC CTTTGGTTCAGTGCTCGTATCACGAGCAATTAGAGCTGCTCATTGTTTGACTTCTATCCAG TTCTCACCCACATCTGAACACATATTACTTGCCTATGGTCGACGTCATGGTTCTCTTCTTAAAAGCATTGTCATTGATGAGGAAACAACCTTACCTATTTACACTGTTCTGGAG GTTTACAGAGTTTCAGATATGGAACTTGTGGGAGTGCTTCCAAGTGCTGAGGATGAGGTCAATGTTGCTTGCTTCCATCCATTTGCCGGAGGGGGTCTTGTTTATGGAACAAAG GAAGGGAAGCTGAGGGTTCTACAGTGTGATGGCGGTCGTGGTGTAAATTGCACCAGATCAATTTACTTTCCTGAGGAAAACATGGCTCTTGTTGGATAG